The DNA region TCCGGGGCTTCTTCATGTCCAGAGGGTGTACCCATCTTGGGTACAGAGAACCCGCCATTCTGGTTCTACCCACCCCCATTCTGATATACAGAATGGCCATTCGCATAGTCAGAACGGTCATTCGCGTATGTCGGAACAGAAGGAGACCTTTAAGGAGACCATGAAGGAGACTCTAAGGAGACTAAAGACAACGGCGCTTCGCGCCGCATGATGACAAGGTAGTTCCTAGGTCAAGAAGAGGATGAGGGAAAGGGTAGTTGGTTGTCTCCCCCTCTCCTTGTCTTAGGTGGCTCTACCCTCCTCTTTGTTCTAGGTAAGAAGACCCGCCGCTTTGTTCTCAGATAGAGAACAGCCGCCTTTGTCTGAGGTTGAAGGAGGGCCGCCGCCTAAGTTACTTAACTGTTACAAAGAAAGGGGCTCAGAACGGCTTCTTTGCCAGCACGAGGATACAAAGCGTGGTACAATAATTAAGTAAGCAAGAAACACCGTACCGAGTGTGGTCCAGACACTAGGAGGAACAAAGCTTTACGACAACCCTAAACCGTTGTTTGTATTCAGCCCCTCTTCTAATCGACTGGACCTCGATTGGAAGGGGGGCTTTCTGGTTTACCCAGAAGAATACAAACTAGCGATTAGAAAGGTCGTAACCATAATGAATAACACCGCAACCGTAGAAACAAAGAACATGAGCGTTCAGGCTATTTGGAACATCCGCGACGCACGAGGATTGAACCAGGCTGAGAAGACCTTCTTGTTCGTAGTCGCCTCAAGGGGAGTAATGACCTCTGCTTGGCAGACAGCAGCCGATGACATGGGTATGAAGAAGGACAAGTTTTTCAACACCCGTAAGGCTCTTATCTCTAAGGGCTTGGTCCGTGAGGGTCTGCGCAAGGATGACACCACTGTCTACCGCCTCAACGAGGGTGCTCTAGCCGCTCTTGTCCCTGTAAAGGAGAAGCCAGACAACAGCATCGTTTGGGATGACGCTGTAGAGGCTCCTGTAGAGCCTGTGGCAGTTGTAGAGGCACCCGTAGTCCCTGAGCCTGCCGTAGAGCCTCAGAAGGCTCCTGAGAGCGTTGTAGAGGCAACTGAGCCTGATGAAGACCTTGATGACTTTGAGTGGGACATTGAACTAGCCGCGCCGGTAGTCGAGAAGCCAGCCAAGAAGACCATTCTTGCTGAGCGTCTTGCCGACAAGAAGACTGAGAAGAACGCAGACCAGGAGACAGCAGAGCGCATCCTTGATGAGTCTGATGACGCTGTAGAGGCTCGCAGGCTCTTCAATGACCCAATCTGGAACCCTATGACGACTGACCTTGTTCAGCGTGCATCGTCCGCAGCATTCAAGGTTGAGAAGACCCTTGTGACTGTCTCTAGCAAGTCCGTAACAGATTCTTTCGATGAGGAGTGGTGACCATGGGCACTGTGAAGTGCATTGACTGTGATTCGGAATACCCCAAGAGTCGGCACTTTTTCCCTTGGGGTTCCAAGAAGCCAAAGGTTTGCAAGCCATGCATTGAGACCCGCTTCTACTACATGCTCAAGAGCCTTGAGATTGATGAAGTAGCAATTGAGATGTCGGTCAACGACAACAACTAAGACCACCCGCCCGTTTCTACTGGACCTAGATTCGGGCGGGTTAGCTTGAACAACCAACACATAAGGAGAACACAATGGGATTTCTGAACGACGCTAAGAACGACATGCTTGGCTCTGAGGCCAAGAAGGCACACGAGAAGGGCCGTAAGGTCTTTACTCCCTTCCTCAACATGCCAGCCACGCAGCGAAACGGTTCTAGCTCTATCGATGCTTGGGCAGAGATGGTAGAGGCTGTAGAGGCTGAGGGGTGGACGCTGTCTGAGTGGTCTGTAGGGCTTGACGCTAAGGGCAAGCCACAGGCATACCCGCTCTTCCGTAGAGTCTGAACCTGACTGACTAACCCGCTCTTCTTGCTTGCACCAGGAGGGGCGGGTTTCTCATTGCCTGAAACTTTTCGAAATACTTTTTAAGCACTACAGAACGAGTGCCATTTCAGCCCGCCTCATAATACAAAGGTGGATATAATTAAGAGGTAAGCAAGAAACCCCTTAGTCAGGAGGCTTACACAACTACATAGGAGGAATATCAATGACTAACGAGATGAAGAATTGCGGTGGCGAGTGTGGAGAGACCAAGCCAGTAACTGAGTTCTACGTAGGAGGTACCCGCAAGAACGAGAGCATTTTCTACCTAAGCCGTTGCAAGGTCTGTCACCGTAAGGCAGTAGCCGTTACCAATATGAAGCGCTACTACGAGGACCCTGAGGAGCGAGCCAAGAAGATTGCTCGTGCCGTTGCCTTTAGCAAGAAGCGACGCGCTGAGGACCCTGAGGGAGATAAGAGCTACAACAACGCTCACAAGGCAGTGAGGCGAGAGAAGGGCAGTCCTTCTGAATGGGCTTGCGTTGACAACTGTGGAGAGCAGGCGAATGAATGGGCTTTGGTCAATGACTCAGAGTCAATCATCCGAAGCAAGAACTTCCGTTGGTCAGATGACGTTGAGGATTACGTAGCAATGAACGCCTCTTGCCACCGTCGATACGATGCGGAGTGCCGCCTAGAAAGCTGATGAAGACATGCAGCAAGTGTGACGAGGAGAGACCACTAGAAGACTTCCCCAAGAATGGGAAGGACCGTAGAGGAGCGCAGCGTTACCGCTCATCATGCCTTGAGTGTGAGAGGGGACCGAACAGAAGAAGGGAAATAGCGTCAATGGAGGAGAGCACAGAGAAGATGTGCCCGTTCTGTCAGAAGGGCTTTGAGCCCAAGGAGCCGGTGAAGAGGTACAGGCGAAACAAACTGACAGTGCCTTACCACCAGGCTTGCCACGAGAAGTATGAGGACCTGATAGCAGGGTTCGAGAGAGACTGAGAGGAGCCGTTCCGAAAGGGGCGGCTCTCCTTGTGTGTGAGGGCTAGCCGTTTGGCCCCTAATACAAACCATGAGACAATAGAAGTACAAGGGAGAACGAACCGAGAGAGGACGTGAGCCCTTGACCATAAACTAGGAGATAAGACAATGGATTTTGAACTTGACGAGTGGCTTGAGTACGCCGAGCGTGTGGCCGGTGCCTTTGCGAAGAGCTTCTACGGTATTGATAAGGATGACATTTACCAGGAGCTAGCTGTTGGGCTCATCACTAAGGAGGAAGTCCTTAGGAAGAACGCTAGGACTCCTGCTTACGTCAAGCGTGCTTTGCAGAACGTGGCTCACAATTACTGCATGGGAGAGCGCGCAACGCACTACTTCTACTCAGACCAGTATGACTACACACCGGACACTGTGAAGGTGCTTGTTGAGAAGGTTCTCTGTGGAGAGCCAGGGAAGATGTCTATCCCTAGCGATGCTTCCCCTGAGTCTCAGGTTGAAGAGGGCATGATTCTTAACGCAGAAATCAGCCGGGCATTGGATGAACTACCTGAGAGCTACCGGGCCATTCTTGAGGCTAAGTACGTCATTGGAGAAGACTTGAGCACCAATGAGAGGAAGACCTTTAGCCGAGCAATCAACCGGCTAGTCAGCAACCTGAACACCCGCAAGAAGGCTGAGACCAAGGAGCATGAGGGTCCTGGTTCGCGAAAGGCTCTAACCAATGCAGCCGCTCTTTACAACACTAAGGCGGTAGCGGCATGAGCGAGACGATTCACGCACGCATCAATATGGCTTTGCTGGCAGGCGAATACTGGTGGACTGTGAGCGATGCAGAGGGAGCGCTCTACGCATATGGATGGTCTCTAGACCACAAGAAGGCAAGAACAGACGCTAAGGCTAAGGCGCAAGAGCTAGTACCGTAGGACCGATACCCGCCCGTAAAACGGCGGGTTTCCCATTGACTAGGAGAGAGATGAAGCACTGTAAGAAGGGTGACCATGAGGCACCGGAGGAAGCATTCAACCGCAGCAAGAAGGCTAAGGATGGATTGCAATCGTACTGCCGAGCCTGTCAGAAGGGTGTTCATAAGGATTACTGGCCGGGTTATTACCAGGAGAACCAAGAGCAGCGGGTAGACAACACAGTTCAATGGAAGAAGGACAACCCCGATAAGGTTTCCGCCTATAGCAAGAAGCGATATGAGACCATCAAGGCTCAGACCCCTTGGCCAGTCTTGACCGACTATAAAGAGGTGGTCTTTGGCTTCTATGGCGAGCGGTGCATGAAGTGTGGCTCTGAGGAAGAGCTAACGATTGACCACATCACCCCTATTGCTAAGGGTGGCGAACATGGCATCTGGAATATGCAGGTTCTTTGTCATGGCTGCAATAACAAGAAGAGAGAGTTGAGCGAGGAAGACCACCGCCCGTGGCCTAGGCTCCTTGATAGAAGGATTGGTTAAACGCAAAAGAGCCCCTAGCAACGATGGCTAGGGGCTTCTTGCTGTCTAAGGCTCTGTACGGCTCTAGGAGGAACCGGGGCTACCAGGAGACCAGGAGGCTTTAAAAGGCTCTCAGAAACGCTCCTGTGGCTTCCTAGAGGGTGCTGAGATGACACGGGTTGAGCGTGGTAAAGCACCAGGGAGCGTCCGGACCGCCGCCGACTGGAAAACTACGCTCAGTAGTTACGGCTCCGAAGAGTGACAGGAACCGCTAGGATGAACCCGTAGGGTCGAGGCCGCTCGGAGTCGTGGACGTTCATCTGGCACCCGTAGGTGCGCACTTCGTAGCTCTTCTGGACGTCCACTGCTTCGCTCCGGTTGCCGCTGGTCATGGGACAAGGGTAGGCGGTGACGGAGGCGGCCCCGGCCCTGCGCCCGTCGTGGGGATCCGGCCTGGCCAGGACGGGGCGTGGACTGGCAGGATCGCGCCATGCTCCACGCACTGTCCCGATTCGGCCGGCGCCGCGCCCTTCAGGGGGGCGCCGCCGCGGCTCTCGTTCTCGGACTGCTGCTGTGGTGGGTGCTCCCGCTGGGGACACCGGAACCGAGTGGTTCGCTGACGTTCTCCACCGGCGTCCGCAGCGGCGTGTACCAGCGCTACGGGGAGCGGCTCGAGGGTGCACTGGCCAGGGACATGCCCAAGGTGTCGATACGGCTGCGGACCAGCGAGGGTTCCCAGCAGAACATCGAACGGGTCGCGACGGGCAAGGCGGACTTCACCATAGCCACCGCCGACGCCGTGGCCACCTACCTCCGGAGCGGGAGGACCGGCGGTGACCGGCTGCGCGGCTGCGTCCGGCTGTACGACGACTACGTCCAGCTCGTCGTCCCGAGGGGCTCCACGATCCACGAGGTCGCCGACCTGCGGGGCAAGCGCGTCGGCGTGGGGCAGCGGGGATCGGGGGTACTCCTCGTCGCCGAGCGGCTGATGAACGCGGCCGGACTCGATCCGGACGAGGACATCACTCCCGTACAGGCCGGCATCGACACCATGCCCGCACGGCTGACGGACGGCCGGCTGGATGCCTTCTTCTGGTCCGGCGGTCTGCCGACCGGCGCGGTGCAGGACCTCTCGGAGGAGTTCGCCATCCGGCTGGTGCCGCTGGAGGACCCCCTGATCGCGCGGCTCCAGGCGGCCGGCGGGTCCACCCGCCACTACCGTTCGGCCGTGATGCCGGCCGACGCCTACCTCGACGCCCAGCAGGGCCAGGCCGTGCGGACGGTCGCGGTCGCCAATCTGCTGATCACGACGGACCGTACGGATCCGCTGATGACCGAGGCCTTCACCCGTACCGTGATCGACAGCCGGGACCGGATCGGGCGCGAGGTGCACGCCGCGCAGCTGGTGGACCTCCGGACGGCGATCTACACCGATCCGCTGCCGCTGCACGAGGGGGCCAAGCGCTACTACCGGTCGGCCAAGCCCTGAGCACGGACAGCGCCCGGGGGCGAGAGCCCCGAGCACGGTCGGCCGGCCCCGAGCACGGCCGGCGGCCCGGAGTGCGGTCGGCGGCCCGGCGCGCGGACGGCCGGCCCGGAGTGCGGTCGGCGGCCCGGCGCGCGGACCGTTCAGGCGTGCGGAGGGTTGCGCGGCACGGTGACCGTCACCCTCAGGCCGTGCGGCTCGTGACTGTCGTAGCTGATGGACCCTCCGCCCGCCGCCAGCAGTGTGCGGGTGATGGAGAGCCCGAGCCCGGAACCCTTGATGTTCTGGTGCCGGTTGCTGCGCCAGAAGCGGTCGCCGATGCGTTCCAGCTCCTGCTCGGTCAGACCGGGCCCCCGGTCCGCGACGACGATGGTGGTGCCCGACCCGTCGGATCCCACTGTGACCGTGACCTCCTGGCCCCGCGGGGTGAACTTCAGCGCGTTGTCGATGACGGCGTCCAGTGCGCTGGAGAGTGCGATCGGGTCCGCCCAGCCGGTCACCGCGGACGCGCCGTCCAGCGTCAGCCGTACGCCCGTCTCCTCAGCGAGGGGACGCCATGAGGCGACCCGCTCGGCGGTGAGCGCGCCGATGTCCGTGAGCCGGAGGTCCGCCGCGGCGTGCTCGGCCAGCGCCAGGTCCAGCAGGTCGTCCAGGACCTGCGCGAGACGCTTGCCCTCCGTGCGCACCGAGGCGATCTCCTCGTTGTCCTCGGGGAGTTCGAGGGCGAGGAGCTCGATCCGCAGAAGCAGGGCCGCCAGGGGGTTGCGCAACTGGTGGGAAGCGTCGGCGACGAAGGCCCGCTGTTGCTCCAGCACGTCCTCGACGTTGTCCGCCATCTCGTTGAACGAGCGGGCCAGCCGCCTGAGTTCCGGGGGCCCGCCGGAGGCTACGACCCTCGACCTCATCCGGCCGCTGGCGATGTCGTGGGCGGCCGCGTCCAGGGTGCGTACGGGCAGCAGGACCCACCCGGTGAGGCGGAACGCCGCGCCGACCGCGACCAGCATGGCCGCGCTCTCGCCGAGGCCGATGAGCAGCCAGCCCCGCAACGTCCGGGACCGCATGTCGCCGGTCGGGGAGTCGGTCACCACGACGGCGACGACATCGCCGTCCCGGACGACCGGGGAGGCGACGACCAGCCGGCCGCGCTGCCAGGGCCAGACCTGCGGCGGGTCGTGGGAACGCCGTCCGAGCAGCGCCTCCGCGAACGCCTCGCGCCCCTCCCCCTCGACCGGCAGCGTCCAGGAGGCGGGGGCCTTGGCGAGGGCCCGGTCGTCCCGGTAGAAGACGCCTGCCCTGATGCCGTACACCGAGTCGTAGGCCTCGAGTTCGGTCTGCAGGATGCGCTGCCGCTCGCCGGAGTCCTCGACGAGCTCGCCGGCGAACTGCGCCAGCGCCGCGAAGCGCGCCGTGTCGTCGATCCGGTCGATGACGACCCGTTGCTGTTCGGCGGCGGCCACGCGTACGGCCAGCGGAAAGCCGAGGGCGAGCAGCACGGCGGCCATCAGGACGATGAGGAGGGGGAGCAGGCGGGTGCGCACCGGGTACGTACGCCCTCAGGCCGACGGCGGGACGAGCCGGTAACCGACGCCCCGCACGGTCTCGATCAGGGCGGGCAGCCGCAGCTTGGAGCGCAGCGAGGCGACGTGCACCTCGAGCGTGCGCCCTGTGCCCTCCCAGCTGGTCCGCCACACCTCGCTGATGATCTGCTCGCGGCGGAAGACCACGCCGGGCCGCTGGGCGAGCAGCGCGAGCAGGTCGAACTCCTTGCGGGTGAGCTGGACCTCCTGGCCGTCGACACTGACCCTGCGGGTGGGCAGCTCGATGTGGACCGGTCCGAGCCGCAGGGCCGCGACCGGGGTGGCCCCGGTGTCCTCACCGGACGATCCGCGCCGGGCCACGGCGTGGATACGGGCCAGGAGCTCACCGGTGTCGTACGGCTTGACGACGTAGTCGTCCGCGCCCAGGTTGAGGCCGTGGATCCGCGAGCGCACATCGGCGCGCGCCGTCACCATGATCACCGGGATCGCGGACCGCTTGCGGATCTTCCCGCACACCTCGTAGCCGTCCTGGTCGGGCAGTCCGAGGTCCAGGAGCACGACCGAGAACGGTTCCTTCTCCGCGGGCAGCAGTGCCCGCAGGGCCTCCTCGCCACTGCGGGCGTGGACGACCTGGAAGCCGTGGCGCGCGAGCACGGCGGACAGGGCCGCCGCGACGTGGTCGTCGTCCTCGACGAGCAGCAGTCTCATGACCCCCCTCTCCGCTCAGAGTTTTTCGGCACGGTCGAAAACTATGCGTAATGCTGTCCGGACGCGACGACCGGCATACCTTCGCGTACGGCGACGATTCGCGCCTGCCGTACCAGGGCATCCACTCCGATGACGGGCACGTCAGTCAAGCCCCTCCCCGTTGCCACCGGGTTTCCGTTATGCACCCGGTACGCCGCCGAGCGCCGCGGAGCGCCCCGTTCACACGGAGTGTCCGGTTGCGGCCGGATCGTTATGCTCAATTTCCGCTCAGATGTAATGACGCTGATCGCACTGCGTCACTAGGGTCCTTCCCTAACCGAGGAGGACGGAGCAAAAAGCCGATGAGCGGAGTTTCAGTGACCAAGGCCGCCGAGGATGCAGCGCCCGCGGGAGACGACCTTGTCGTACTGAGCGACGTCAACAAGCACTTCGGCGCGCTGCATGTGCTCCAGGACATCGACCTGACCATCGCCCGTGGCGAGGTCGTCGTCGTCATCGGGCCCTCCGGGTCCGGTAAGTCCACGCTGTGCCGCACGATCAACCGCTTGGAGACGATCGACTCGGGCGCGATCACGATCGACGGCAAGCCACTGCCCCAGGAGGGCAAGGAGCTGGCCAGGCTGCGTGCCGATGTCGGCATGGTCTTCCAGTCATTCAATCTCTTCGCGCACAAGACGGTGCTCGAGAACGTGATGCTGGGCCAGCTCAAGGTCCGCAAGACGGACAAGGCAGTCGCGGAGAAGAAGGCGCGTGCGCTGCTCGACCGGGTGGGCGTGGCCACGCAGGCCGACAAGTACCCGTCCCAGCTCTCCGGCGGTCAGCAGCAACGCGTCGCGATCGCACGGGCGCTGGCCATGGACCCCAAGGTCATGCTGTTCGACGAGCCGACGTCGGCCCTCGACCCGGAAATGATCAACGAGGTGCTGGAGGTCATGCAGCAGCTCGCCCGGGACGGGATGACCATGGTCGTCGTCACCCACGAGATGGGCTTCGCTCGCTCGGCCGCCAACCGCGTCGTCTTCATGGCGGACGGGAAGATCGTCGAAGAGGCAGTGCCCGACCAGTTCTTCAGCAACCCGCGCAGCGACCGGGCCAAGGACTTCCTGTCGAAGATCCTGCACCACTGATCCCGCACGAGCTGTTCTCCGGACCAGCTGATCACTCACATCGCGTCAACCCCAGGGAATTCCACCATGCAGCTTCGTAAGGTCACCGCCGCCTCGGCCGCCGTTCTCGCGCTCGCCCTCACCGCCACCGCCTGTGGTTCGGACGACAAGGACGACGCCGCGGGCTCCGGCGGGAAGATCACGATCGGTATCAAGATCGACCAGCCCGGTCTCGGTCTGAAGACGCCCGACGGAAAGTTCACCGGCTTCGACGTCGATGTCGCCACGTACGTCGCCAAGGAGCTCGGCTACGACGCCAAGGACATCAACTTCGTCGAGACGAAGAGCGCCGACCGCGAGACCGCCATCGAGCGCGGCGACGTCAAGTTCATCGCCGCGACCTACTCCATCAACGACGAGCGTCTGCAGAAGGTCGACTTCGCCGGCCCCTACCTCCTGGCGCACCAGGACGTCCTCATCCGCGCCGACGACAAAACCATCAAGTCGCCCGAGGACCTCAACAGCAAGAACCTCTGCTCGGTCACCGGTTCGACCTCCGCGAAGAACGTCAAGGAGAAGCTCGCCCCCAAGGCCCAGCTGCAGAACTACGGCGGCTACTCCGAGTGCCTCACCGGCCTGGAGAACGAGGCCGTCGACGCCCTGACCACGGACGACTCCATCCTCGCCGGCTACGCGGCCCAGGACGCCCACAAGGGCAAGTTCAAGCTGGCCGG from Streptomyces sp. B1I3 includes:
- a CDS encoding HNH endonuclease, encoding MKHCKKGDHEAPEEAFNRSKKAKDGLQSYCRACQKGVHKDYWPGYYQENQEQRVDNTVQWKKDNPDKVSAYSKKRYETIKAQTPWPVLTDYKEVVFGFYGERCMKCGSEEELTIDHITPIAKGGEHGIWNMQVLCHGCNNKKRELSEEDHRPWPRLLDRRIG
- a CDS encoding TAXI family TRAP transporter solute-binding subunit; the protein is MLHALSRFGRRRALQGGAAAALVLGLLLWWVLPLGTPEPSGSLTFSTGVRSGVYQRYGERLEGALARDMPKVSIRLRTSEGSQQNIERVATGKADFTIATADAVATYLRSGRTGGDRLRGCVRLYDDYVQLVVPRGSTIHEVADLRGKRVGVGQRGSGVLLVAERLMNAAGLDPDEDITPVQAGIDTMPARLTDGRLDAFFWSGGLPTGAVQDLSEEFAIRLVPLEDPLIARLQAAGGSTRHYRSAVMPADAYLDAQQGQAVRTVAVANLLITTDRTDPLMTEAFTRTVIDSRDRIGREVHAAQLVDLRTAIYTDPLPLHEGAKRYYRSAKP
- a CDS encoding HAMP domain-containing sensor histidine kinase is translated as MRTRLLPLLIVLMAAVLLALGFPLAVRVAAAEQQRVVIDRIDDTARFAALAQFAGELVEDSGERQRILQTELEAYDSVYGIRAGVFYRDDRALAKAPASWTLPVEGEGREAFAEALLGRRSHDPPQVWPWQRGRLVVASPVVRDGDVVAVVVTDSPTGDMRSRTLRGWLLIGLGESAAMLVAVGAAFRLTGWVLLPVRTLDAAAHDIASGRMRSRVVASGGPPELRRLARSFNEMADNVEDVLEQQRAFVADASHQLRNPLAALLLRIELLALELPEDNEEIASVRTEGKRLAQVLDDLLDLALAEHAAADLRLTDIGALTAERVASWRPLAEETGVRLTLDGASAVTGWADPIALSSALDAVIDNALKFTPRGQEVTVTVGSDGSGTTIVVADRGPGLTEQELERIGDRFWRSNRHQNIKGSGLGLSITRTLLAAGGGSISYDSHEPHGLRVTVTVPRNPPHA
- a CDS encoding response regulator transcription factor translates to MRLLLVEDDDHVAAALSAVLARHGFQVVHARSGEEALRALLPAEKEPFSVVLLDLGLPDQDGYEVCGKIRKRSAIPVIMVTARADVRSRIHGLNLGADDYVVKPYDTGELLARIHAVARRGSSGEDTGATPVAALRLGPVHIELPTRRVSVDGQEVQLTRKEFDLLALLAQRPGVVFRREQIISEVWRTSWEGTGRTLEVHVASLRSKLRLPALIETVRGVGYRLVPPSA
- a CDS encoding amino acid ABC transporter ATP-binding protein, producing the protein MSGVSVTKAAEDAAPAGDDLVVLSDVNKHFGALHVLQDIDLTIARGEVVVVIGPSGSGKSTLCRTINRLETIDSGAITIDGKPLPQEGKELARLRADVGMVFQSFNLFAHKTVLENVMLGQLKVRKTDKAVAEKKARALLDRVGVATQADKYPSQLSGGQQQRVAIARALAMDPKVMLFDEPTSALDPEMINEVLEVMQQLARDGMTMVVVTHEMGFARSAANRVVFMADGKIVEEAVPDQFFSNPRSDRAKDFLSKILHH
- a CDS encoding glutamate ABC transporter substrate-binding protein encodes the protein MQLRKVTAASAAVLALALTATACGSDDKDDAAGSGGKITIGIKIDQPGLGLKTPDGKFTGFDVDVATYVAKELGYDAKDINFVETKSADRETAIERGDVKFIAATYSINDERLQKVDFAGPYLLAHQDVLIRADDKTIKSPEDLNSKNLCSVTGSTSAKNVKEKLAPKAQLQNYGGYSECLTGLENEAVDALTTDDSILAGYAAQDAHKGKFKLAGFKMTNENYGIGLKKGDADLKKKINAALTKMVSDGSWDKAVETNFGPANYKNEPAPKIGDVVK